The Verrucomicrobiales bacterium sequence CTCTGTCCTGCGGTTCCAGGTTCAAGCCTCGGCTAGGCCTTAACAATTTTTGTGTGGCGTCGCTTTGACTTACGTCAAAGATAGTAGCTGGGATTGTGATAAGTTGGGTTGGTGATGAAACGCCCGATGGATATCCCTGCTATCGTCTCTGGTGTCATGAAAGAAAAGCGAGCCTTTGAGTTCGGTCGGCCGGCCCCAACCTTCCTCCACGCGTGGTTGTTGCTCGCGTTGTGCGGGAGCGGTTTGGTCCTGCAAGCGGATGACTATCAGGGTGCCACCCACATGATGCCCTTCGAGGAGGACACCATTCGCTACAACAAAACCGAGGCTCGTGGACCGGTGCAGCGGCTCCAGGAGCGGATCGACTCGGGCCAAGTCAATTTGGAGTTTCATCCGCAGTTTGGGTATCTGCTCGCGGTGCTGCGGGAGTTGGGAGTGTCGACTCAGTCGCAGATGCTCGTGTTCTCGAAGACATCCTTCCAAAGGGAGCGCATTTCTCCCCATGCTCCCCGGGCCGTGTTTTACAGTGATGACGCCTATGTCGGTTACGTGCTCGGCTCGCCCTTGTTGGAATTTACTTCGGTCGATCCCAAGCTGGGTGGTGTCTTTTACACCTTGGAACAGAATCCCAAGGTGAAGCCCAAGTTTGTTCGCACCGATGCCTGCGTCGAATGCCATGCGAGTGGCAAGACCATGGGGGTACCGGGACATCTGGTGCGCTCGTTCGAGACGGATGAATCGGGGGTGGTCGATCTCACCAGCGGAACCTCCTTGGTCAATCATCGCACTCCGTTTCAAGATCGATGGGGCGGATGGTACGTTACCGGCTCGCACGGACCTCAGCTGCACCGGGGCAATCTGATTGGAAAAGAAGCGTTCGAACGGCAGCGCAAGGAGCCCAACTATCTCGGGAATGTGACTGACTTAAGCCGGTTCTTCGAGCTCAAGAGTTATCCGACTCCGCACAGCGACATTGTTGCGTTGATGGTAATGGAGCATCAGTCGCACATGCACAATTTCCTGACCCGGCTCCAATATGAAGCGACCATTGCGCTTCAGATGTATGGTCATGTGAACTATCTCAAAACTGCGTCAGAAGGCTTCCTGAGATATCTGCTCTTCACAGAAGAAGCGCCGCTCACGGCCCAGGTGCGCGGGTCGAGCGAGTTCGCGCAAACTTTCTCCGCCCAAGGGATCAAAGATCGCCAAGGGCGTTCGTTGCGGGAGTTTGATCTGCAGACCCGGTTGTTCAAGTATCCCTGCAGCTATCTGATTTATTCGCCTGCCTTCGATGAGTTGCCTGAGAAACTGAAGGAGCGATTGTATCGTCGGCTTTGGGAAGTGCTGACCGAACGTGATTCGAGTCCGGAATTCGCGGTCCTTTCTTCCGAAAAGAAGCGCGCCATTTTTGAAATCCTGGTGGATACCAAAAAGGGCCTTCCTCAGTATTGGAAGACTGAATCCAAGCGGGCTTCACGGTGAGGTGCGCTTGGGCGTGCAGCGAGGTTCTTTAACCACAGATTTCTCGGATGACACGGATTCAGAGGAGGAAGACTGCCGGGGTGCGATCCTATCCCACAGACCAGGTGGTAAGAATTCCTCCTTCCAGGAGCTCGGTTCTTCATCTCATCCGTGAAATCCGAGTCATCCGCGGTTCAAACTGGTTCCCACCGAAGCCGGTTAGGGCGACACTAGCCGATAAAAGCGATTCGGATAGAGCGAGGCCGCATTATCGAAGAGGGTCAACGCCGTCTTTCCCATGATGTTTGTCCGAATGGGAGTCCAATCGGGCGGATCCAGTCGACTCGCCGCTTCGGTGACGATGCGGAAGCGCGGGGCTCCGGAGATCCGGAACGAAGATTGACCTTCGGGGAGACGCCGCATGGAGTCGCTGACGAATGACGGCGGGAAGAAGGGCTCATCACTCGCATAGAACCTTGCGAGGCCTGGTCGCTTTTCCCCGCGTAAGCTGGCGCCGGCATTGACAAAATCGCCTGCCGCGATGATTCGTCCATCTCGTTGGAGCGCGGTATACATCGAGCCGCGTGGACTCGATGCAACGCTAAGGAATACCGGTATCGAAAAGCTTGAGTCCGGGGTTCCATCCGCCTTCAGTCGGATCAGGGCGTTGAGCGCGGTAAACGGGCCCGAGACAAGCAGAGCGCCATCCTCTTGAATCAGTATCGAGTTGATAAAAGTGGGTGTGGCTCCTGCCAGGGGATCAAAGCTGGTATCATGGGTGCCCTCCTCATTGAGTCGAGCGATGCCACGTCGCGAAAGACCGCCGACCGAGGTGAAAGTTCCGGCGATCAGGATCTGGCCGTTGGTTTGGACGGCCAGTGTCTTTACGATTCCTCCCTCGATGAGTTTGCCTGGGTCGAAGGACTCATCGAGTTGGCCGTCCGGATGGAGACGTGCGATGCCCTGTCTCGCGATGTCGTGAACCGAAGGGAAAGTTCCGCAGACCAGGATGCGACCCTGAGTATCGAGAGTGATGTCGGTAACGAAGAAAAACTCGGTCACGAACTCGTTCGACTTCGGGATCCCTGATATGAAGTTCGTATCCCGTTTGCCATCGGGATGCAATCGCGTGAGGCCGTAGCCACCGATCAGAATCTTATCATCCGGTTGGATCAGAATTCCTCGTCTCAGGGCGTTATCGAAAGGTATGCCTTCGTCGCCAAGACCTATGTCCGGCACGAAATCGGGGTCCAGCATGCCAGCTGCGGGTAAGCCTGTCGTATCCTGAG is a genomic window containing:
- a CDS encoding delta-60 repeat domain-containing protein, coding for MSVPRTFFLSLGLATLLELSLLLSLPAAEPGHAASAATLVSATAQDTTGLPAAGMLDPDFVPDIGLGDEGIPFDNALRRGILIQPDDKILIGGYGLTRLHPDGKRDTNFISGIPKSNEFVTEFFFVTDITLDTQGRILVCGTFPSVHDIARQGIARLHPDGQLDESFDPGKLIEGGIVKTLAVQTNGQILIAGTFTSVGGLSRRGIARLNEEGTHDTSFDPLAGATPTFINSILIQEDGALLVSGPFTALNALIRLKADGTPDSSFSIPVFLSVASSPRGSMYTALQRDGRIIAAGDFVNAGASLRGEKRPGLARFYASDEPFFPPSFVSDSMRRLPEGQSSFRISGAPRFRIVTEAASRLDPPDWTPIRTNIMGKTALTLFDNAASLYPNRFYRLVSP